In Paraglaciecola sp. T6c, the sequence ATCACAAAGTGGTAACCGTCCTCCCGAAGGTTAAACTAGCTACTTCTTTTGCAACCCACTCCCATGGTGTGACGGGCGGTGTGTACAAGGCCCGGGAACGTATTCACCGCAACATTCTGATTTGCGATTACTAGCGATTCCGACTTCATGGAGTCGAGTTGCAGACTCCAATCCGGACTACGACGAGCTTTAAGGGATCCGCTTACTCTCGCAAGTTTGCTTCCCTCTGTACTCGCCATTGTAGCACGTGTGTAGCCCTACTCGTAAGGGCCATGATGACTTGACGTCGTCCCCACCTTCCTCCGGTTTGTCACCGGCAGTCTCCTTAGAGTGCCCAACTTAAGGCTGGCAACTAAGGACAGGGGTTGCGCTCGTTGCGGGACTTAACCCAACATCTCACGACACGAGCTGACGACAGCCATGCAGCACCTGTATCTAGATTCCCGAAGGCACCAATTCATCTCTGAAAAGTTTCTAGTATGTCAAGAGTAGGTAAGGTTCTTCGCGTTGCATCGAATTAAACCACATGCTCCACCGCTTGTGCGGGCCCCCGTCAATTCATTTGAGTTTTAACCTTGCGGCCGTACTCCCCAGGCGGTCTACTTATCGCGTTAGCTTCGCTACTCACGGATTAAATCCACAAACAGCTAGTAGACAGCGTTTACGGTGTGGACTACCAGGGTATCTAATCCTGTTCGCTACCCACACTTTCGCACATGAGCGTCAGTTACTGACCAGGGAGTCGCCTTCGCCACTGATGTTCCTCCAGATATCTACGCATTTCACCGCTACACCTGGAATTCCACTCCCCTCTCCAAAACTCTAGCCTGCCAGTTCTAAATGCAATTCCCAGGTTGAGCCCAGGGCTTTCACATCTAGCTTAACAAACCGCCTGCGTGCGCTTTACGCCCAGTAATTCCGATTAACGCTCGGACCCTCCGTATTACCGCGGCTGCTGGCACGGAGTTAGCCGGTCCTTCTTCTGTTGCTAACGTCACAGCTAACGGGTATTAACCGCCAACCTTTCCTCACAACTGAAAGTGCTTTACAACCCGAAGGCCTTCTTCACACACGCGGCATGGCTGCATCAGGGTTTCCCCCATTGTGCAATATTCCCCACTGCTGCCTCCCGTAGGAGTCTGGACCGTGTCTCAGTTCCAGTGTGGCTGATCTTCCTCTCAGAACAGCTAGAGATCGTCGCCTTGGTGAGCCTTTACCTCACCAACAAGCTAATCTCGCTTAGGCTACTCTTTGCGCGGGAGCCGAAGCCCCCTTTGGTCCGAAGACGTTATGCGGTATTAGCTATCGTTTCCAATAGTTATCCCCCACACAAAGGCATATTCCTAAGTATTACTCACCCGTCCGCCACTCGTCATCTTCTAGCAAGCTAGAAATGTTACCGTTCGACTTGCATGTGTTAGGCCTGCCGCCAGCGTTCAATCTGAGCCATGATCAAACTCTTCAATTAAATATTTATCGAACATGAATTTTTTTTGGTAGACACTCATCAAGTGAGTGCCCACACAGATTGTCTTGTTATTAATTGTTAAAGAACAGTGCTACCGAAGTAGCGTACTTCCTTGGAAGCGGCTTAAGATGCTGTCCGTGGACCCTCTTAAGCGGGAGGCGTATAATACGCTCTCAAGTTTCGATGTCAAGGCGTTTTTTTATTTAATTTTAAATCAATTTTTGACGTGGATCACAAACTGAAAAACCAAACTAAACTGCCTTACATCACGCTGATTAAAGTCTTTATAAAAGGCTTACATCACCTGGTGGAAACCAGTGTCGGTGCAGCTGTTTTAGCGGCTGTCCCGAAGCGAGAGGCGCATTATAGAGATCCCTTTTTTGATCGCAAGTGTTTATTTCAAAAAAATGTTCAACTGCTGATTTAACAAACGAACTGACTAACTTTAGGCCTATATGATGGTATTTAACTCTATATGGATAAATGTAAAGGCTTATTAGTTGGCGATTTTGTAATAAATGGTTAACATAGCTAAGCCTTATATTCTTACAAACACACAATCTTTTAGGTAGATACATGAACTCACCCACTATAATAAATATAATTCTTTCCGTCGTTCTTGCTGTTGCAGGCTATTTACTACTACCTGTCATGGCGGCTAACCTTGATCCTAGCCTCGCGCTAGCTATTGGTTTATTGCTTGGCGGTATTCTCGTCCCCATCATTGGTAGCCAATTTTCTGGTACTTCTTCTGTTGCACAACAGGCCGATGAAGAAAATAGTAAAACTCTATATGTTGGCAACTTGCCTTATCGTGCAAATGAACAAGCTGTTCAACAACATTTTGAATTGCAAGGACAGGTTCACTCCGTTCGTTTGATGAAAGATCGCCGCACAGGTAAACGCAAGGGCTATGGTTTTGTAGAGATGACAGCTGCTGGTGCTGAGAAAGCGATTCAAAACTTGAATGATTCTGAGTTTCAAGAAAGAACGTTGAAAGTACGCATGGCTAAAGACAAAGTCGAAGAATAAGCCACTGCTATAATACGTAGATAATAAAAAAGCCGATGCATGCATCGGCTTTTTTGTGTTTTAACGTAACTGACTATCGATACTTATAGTACTGATACTAATGCAGTGGCTAATGCGTCAACGTTACCTTTACTGATACCTGCAATATTCACCCGGCTTGAATCAACGAAATAAACACTATGTTTATTACGCATCTCTTGAACTTGCTCAGGAGTAATACACAAATAAGAGAACATGCCCTTTTGTTGATTCACAAAACTAAAGTCTCTCTGGGCACCTTTCTCTGTGAGCTTGTCTACCAATAAGCCACGTAGTGTTTTCATTCGCGTGCGCATTGCTTCTACTTCTGTTTGCCATTCTGTGCGCAAAGATTCGTCGCTCAATATGATATCAACTAGTGCCCCACCATATGAAGGTGGCATAGAGTATATACCACGAGCAATTGACTGAATTTGAGTTTGAATCGCTTTACGCGTTTGTGTGTTGGCCGTAATCATCGCAGCTAAACCTACACGCTCTCTATATAAACCGAAGTTTTTAGAACATGAAGCGGCGATTATCACTTCTGGTAAATTTTCGACTAGTAAACGAAGTCCATAAGCATCTTGCTCAAGACCATCGCCGAATCCCTGATAGGCAACATCTACAAATGGGATGAAACCGGTTTTTTGTGCGAGCTCTAATACCGTTTTCCATTGCTCTGGTGTTAAGTCGGCACCCGTTGGGTTATGACAGCATCCATGTAATAACACTACATCACCTGACTTCACTTGCGCTAAAGTTTCGACCATACCGTCAAAATTGATGCTCGCATCCGCTTTATTGAAGTAGGGGTAAGTCTCAATTTTAAGGCCAGCATTACCAATGAGCGGAATATGGTTTGCCCAAGTTGGATCGCTTACCCAAACAGTGAGTTCACTGTCACAGCGTTTGATAAGCTCAGCCAGAATACGCAGTGCACCACAACCACCAGGCGCTTGAACCG encodes:
- a CDS encoding RNA recognition motif domain-containing protein; this translates as MNSPTIINIILSVVLAVAGYLLLPVMAANLDPSLALAIGLLLGGILVPIIGSQFSGTSSVAQQADEENSKTLYVGNLPYRANEQAVQQHFELQGQVHSVRLMKDRRTGKRKGYGFVEMTAAGAEKAIQNLNDSEFQERTLKVRMAKDKVEE
- a CDS encoding aromatic amino acid transaminase; translation: MFEVLPQLPADPILGLSTAYKADPNPLKIDLGVGVYKDEQGHTPILSSVAKAQQILLAKEDSKTYITPQGVPGYIDGMLQLLLGKGSKVMLEDRVAAVQAPGGCGALRILAELIKRCDSELTVWVSDPTWANHIPLIGNAGLKIETYPYFNKADASINFDGMVETLAQVKSGDVVLLHGCCHNPTGADLTPEQWKTVLELAQKTGFIPFVDVAYQGFGDGLEQDAYGLRLLVENLPEVIIAASCSKNFGLYRERVGLAAMITANTQTRKAIQTQIQSIARGIYSMPPSYGGALVDIILSDESLRTEWQTEVEAMRTRMKTLRGLLVDKLTEKGAQRDFSFVNQQKGMFSYLCITPEQVQEMRNKHSVYFVDSSRVNIAGISKGNVDALATALVSVL